Proteins encoded in a region of the Clostridium butyricum genome:
- the hemL gene encoding glutamate-1-semialdehyde 2,1-aminomutase — protein sequence MTKNDQIFTESQKYMPGGVNSPVRCFKGMSMNPPIIKSGNGVMIQDEDGKEYIDFVLAWGPLILGHCDEDVVKAIQETSSKALAFGAPTKLELDLGKFMCENLDNVEMVRMVNSGTEATMSAIKLARGYTKRNKIVKFAGCYHGHFDGFLIEAGSGVMTNGIPGSLGVPEGAIENTLIGIYNDKKQITDLFEKYGHEIAGVIIEPVAGNMGVIKAEEDFMKTLRELCDKYGSLLIFDEVMNGFRVAFKGAQSLFGIEPDLVTYAKIMGGGLPCGAYAGRREIMENLSPLGGVYQAGTMSGNPIVMAAGLATLTKLKNNLEWYDHIEKIGIMLENGIKEISDKYNIPVIINRVGGMFTVFFTDLEEVRCYDDVKTCNVERFNRYFEHMIKNGINIAPSQFEAVFLSVKHEECHVEKFLKSFEEFAVSESN from the coding sequence ATGACTAAAAATGATCAAATTTTTACTGAGTCGCAGAAATATATGCCTGGGGGAGTAAACAGTCCAGTTAGATGTTTTAAAGGAATGAGTATGAATCCTCCTATAATAAAGTCTGGTAATGGCGTAATGATTCAAGATGAAGATGGAAAAGAATATATAGATTTTGTTTTGGCTTGGGGGCCATTAATTCTTGGACATTGTGATGAAGATGTAGTAAAAGCAATTCAAGAAACAAGTAGTAAGGCTTTAGCGTTTGGAGCGCCAACAAAACTTGAATTAGATCTTGGAAAGTTTATGTGTGAAAATTTAGATAATGTTGAAATGGTAAGAATGGTTAACTCAGGTACAGAAGCTACAATGAGTGCAATAAAACTTGCTAGAGGATATACAAAAAGAAATAAGATAGTAAAGTTTGCAGGATGCTATCATGGGCATTTTGATGGATTTTTAATTGAAGCAGGATCAGGAGTAATGACAAATGGAATACCAGGTTCCCTTGGAGTTCCTGAAGGAGCCATAGAAAATACATTAATAGGAATATATAATGATAAAAAGCAGATTACTGATCTTTTTGAAAAGTATGGACATGAAATTGCAGGGGTTATTATAGAACCTGTAGCTGGAAATATGGGTGTAATAAAAGCGGAAGAAGATTTTATGAAAACTCTTAGGGAACTTTGTGATAAATATGGCTCTCTTTTAATATTTGATGAAGTTATGAATGGATTCAGAGTTGCTTTTAAAGGAGCGCAAAGCTTATTTGGAATAGAGCCTGATTTAGTTACATATGCAAAGATTATGGGGGGAGGACTTCCATGTGGCGCATATGCAGGACGAAGAGAAATAATGGAAAACTTATCTCCATTAGGAGGAGTATATCAAGCAGGTACAATGTCAGGAAATCCAATAGTTATGGCAGCGGGTCTTGCAACGTTGACAAAGCTTAAGAATAATTTAGAATGGTATGATCATATTGAAAAGATAGGAATTATGCTTGAAAATGGAATTAAAGAAATTTCAGATAAATATAATATTCCTGTCATTATAAACAGAGTAGGTGGTATGTTTACTGTATTCTTTACAGATCTTGAAGAAGTAAGATGTTATGATGATGTTAAGACATGTAATGTAGAGAGATTCAATAGGTATTTTGAACATATGATAAAGAATGGAATAAATATTGCACCATCTCAATTTGAAGCAGTTTTCTTAAGTGTTAAACATGAAGAATGCCACGTAGAGAAATTCTTAAAGAGCTTTGAAGAATTTGCAGTTAGTGAATCAAATTAA